DNA from Brachionichthys hirsutus isolate HB-005 unplaced genomic scaffold, CSIRO-AGI_Bhir_v1 contig_464, whole genome shotgun sequence:
AACTACAACTACCTTTTCGTCGTGGCTTGTCTGCCCTTAGGTTTTTTCCCATGATTCCTCGGGGTGACCTCGGCGAgcgcaggaagaggagacgcgGTCTCTCACGCTGCTTTGTGGTGCTAGTTCCTGGCTAGCTGTCGCTGGGTTGTCATCATGGCTGCTTCAAAGCCAGTCGAGCCACAGGCCGGTACCGGACTACCGCGTTGGCAGCTAGCATTGCTGGTCGGGGCTCCGATAGTGTTGGGAGTAGGGGCGGTTTACCTGTGGAAACGCTGCAGGAAGGAAGGCAAAGGAACCGGGGAGCGGATAACTCCAGAAGGCAGCGCGAGTCCGTCGCAGGGCCAGGGCGACGGAGCAGAAGCGAACCGGGACCAGCAGAAAACGGTAACGCTACCGTAACCCCGTGacctccttcccccccccccgcaggtcgCATATTGTACCGCGTTAGCGTGAGCGTCCGCTTTCTCAAGTACAGTCAAGGACACTTAACGATAGTCGCAGAGCGAGGCCGATAGCTAGCCGCTCCACGCAGGATTAGCCAatgctagctagctggctagcgtTCTAAAATGACATTATAAGCGTATCTTGGCATAATTCAATATTATGCTCAAGTAGTAGCAACAGCGCAAACAtgctcaaaataaaagcatggccGTGGCTAATAACTGGCCGTACAGAAACAAATGAAGCTAGCTTGTCTTGTATCTtttgctagcgttagcctctcTGTATGTGACTTCagtttcagtgtgtttttagCAGAGTTAATCCATCACAGACAGCAGTATGATATAACCCGAGTAGCTTTGTTCTCCTGCCACACCGGGGCGACAGGGCTTTGTCTGAGGTCATTATACTACTGCTGTACTACTTGCGAAGACGCGCACGTGTGACTTTCTACTACATTATTTACTATTTGTTTTGACAAAGTACGCGGCTTCTTTTGGCTACTTGGATGATGCATGTGATGCTGTTAATGAGGTCACGTTATCACACATGCATAGTAGAGACTTTACCCCCGCCATGAGGATTTGGAGGAGGAAACCTGAgtattgtgtatatattttatttgtcttcagTGTCTGCAGAAATGTGGATCCAGTGTTGTGTTTACGGCGTCACTATAACCATCTCTGCAATCGTATGTGGCTTCTTAGCATTAACTAAGATTTCATCAACACTTGATCTTCTCAGTTGTTCTTTTATGTAAACGTGCGCCACATTCCTTATTAATAAGTTCTGGGTGAGttgttttcaaatgtgttttaaatttgcTCTGAGCCATTGCTTCACGTTGACAATATCAAACTACATACCAGTCAAATAGAGAGACCATGATGTATCCTCAGTAACAACAAAGCGATATTACATGCAGCGCCATGTTTTATCTGAATGCTGGCTAGCATGCCAGTCTGTGTGCCTCAGCCAACGCACAGGTTGATGTATTGCATGTGGAGAAAATGGTTGTATACTTAGTCAGATGCACTTGAAGTATAAGTTCAGTGATCATCATTTTCATAATAACATGGTTAACTAACTAACTTGCTTGTTTTTAGggaatttttgttttgttaattttgatgtcagcaatgtcagaatatattttttacagcGTCCCACCTGGGAAAGGCTGTTCTCCTTTATATCAAGAAATGCAAACGTTTGTTTTAAGCATATCCACAGTTATTGCCATGAAGTTTGGGTTTTTAAATTTTTCTTGTCATTCAGTCTTTGGCGTGCATGAGCAGCCCGATGCTGCAGCCTGTTTATGCTTATattctatttgtgtttttatgttctttTGTCATTATTGGTTCTTTGTAAACACTTCCAGACGCACTTTTAGCTACATTTCTTCTatgaaataaagtttattataaCTGTGTATGTGAGGAAAATGCATTGCGGCTCTTTGGTAGTTGAACCAGTCCACCGGGTCACAGGAAACCTCTTTATcaattattctttcattttctcttgcTCTCCCTCATTTAGAGCCCTTTGGATCGGGCCCAAGCTGCAAAGAATAAGGGCAACAAGTACTTCAAGGCTGGCAGATATGAGAATGCCATCCAATGTTACGCGGAGGCTATTGGTCTCTGCCCTGCAGAGCAGAAGAACGATTTATCAACATTCTACCAGAACAGAGCGGCAGCCTACGAACAGCAGGTTGGCAGCGTCCTTTAACATCCCCGCGGTACTTCTTTTTATGTCATGCCTTGTACATTCTTGGTATATTCTATCCAACCCTTGCTATAATGACAgcatgtttacacacacacaaataaagatgACTGCTGTAAAGAGTGGGGGATGTTTTGGTCAATGTTTAATAGAGCCTGTGCAAATTATTAACATCGTTCTAACTGCCATGAGTGAACGTTTACCTCCCAGTTCAGTGCGACCCTATAAGATCAGCAGCTCACACATAAGCTGTTAAATGTAGTGTGATGTTTTAACTGTAGCTCTTTTTACAAACGTGAAGTAATACACGACAAAAACCGTTGAGTATGGCGCCTGTGTTTATTCACACTAAACAAAACAAGGGTGGTACGAGACCAAAACCAGCGTGTGATAGTTGATGGCAAGCCTGCCAGACGTCTCTGGATAGTGGACTGCTACTAACTATTGTAAATCCGGACGCAGGTATGTTttggaatacatttattttcaaatgttaaCTATTTCAGTCGAAATGGACAGAAGTGGTGGAGGACTGTTGTCGGGCTGTGGAGCTGAATCCTCGTTACATCAAGGCTCTGTTCAGGAGGGCTAAAGCACTGGAAAAACTAGACAACAAAAGAGAGTGCCTAGAGGGTAAGAGACTCCAGTTTCTTCTTTACCAACTTAATTGTGATTTGTGACTCACTCagtcagtttgtgtgtgtcctccagaTGTCACAGCGGTGTGTATTCTTGAGGCTTTCCAGAACCAGCAGAGCATGCTGCTAGCCGACAAGGTGCTGAAACAGCTGGGGAAAGAGAAGGCTAAAGATAAATACAAGGTGTGTGTCCACTTTTCACAACATTTGTTGTGATTTAATTTCTCTGAATTGTGACAGCAAACTTTTTTTAAACCCCTTCTTCTTTAGAACCGTGAACCGATGATGCCCTCTCCCCAGTTCATCAAATCCTATTTTAGCTCGttcactgatgacatcatctcacAACCCTTGCAGAAGGGGGAGAAGAAAGATGAAGACAAGGACAAGGAGGGGGAGGCATCTGAGGTCACCGGCAGGTCAGACAGTGCTTACTTGGTGCGAGACGTCCAGTTGgattgacaataaataaaactaaactaCGACGTACCAGAAAGCGACCGTGCGAATTGAGTGTTTGACATTTTCCGTGGTCTCATCTAGTCtagaaattgtctctttctagtcctcatttacagaatcatgacgtaGCATACAATACTTATTTGACaatcagctttgatttgatATGATGGTACCATCGTGAACAGCTATACATGTTCACATTGTGACATCTACCCAGAAATGATCAATAATGCAGCTCTTGTCCACCATTGCATCCATCAATGACGGACCAAAAGGTGGACCGGAACTGATTTTAAATCTAAAGAATCTAACATAATGGGGAAAAGTGTGAGGTTTTCATTGTCTTCTCCTGCTTGTCCATCTCTGTTAGCTCTGGCTACCTGAAGGCAAAGCAGtacatggaggaggagaactaTGATAAAATCGTCAGTGAATGCACCAAGGAGATGGAGTCGGCGGGCCGATACACTGCAGAGGCCCTCCTGCTGCGCGCCACGTTTTACCTGCTGATTGGTAACGCTATGGCTGCCCAGCCTGACTTGGACCGTGTAATCGATATGCAGGACGCTAACGTGAAGGTGAGAcctttttatttgggggggcCTGTTCTTAGCCGATCACACAACTCGGCCAGAGGCTAATAAGACTATAGGGATGCAAACACTTTCAGTCCTGTCTCTTGCTTTCTGCAGCTACGAGCCAACGCTTTAATCAAGCGTGGAAGCATGtatatgcagcagcagcaggctcagcTCTCCACGCAAGATTTCAACATGGCAGCCATGATCGACACGCGCAACCCTGACGTGTATCACCACAGGGGTCAGGTACCAGTTGTTTTTACCTCACTGGCTGTCAGTTTAAAGTTTGAAATATCTCACGTTAGACGGTAGCTCTGTGTCTAAAGGCTCATTTCTTCTCAGCTGAAAATCCTGCTGGACCAGGTCGACGAGGCAGTGGGCGACTTTGACGAGTGCATCCTGCTCAGGCCGGACTCTGCCCTCGCCCAGGCACAGAAATGCTTTGCTCTCGTAAGTAATCCGACCAAATGCTTGAAGAGGGTGCTGCGCAATATAGACGGAAAGTGATATcaaatataaattatatttgtttaagATTGATAGTGTCTTATACTGTAATAGCTCACTCTTGTTAATAGAATGCTAACTGTCAACAGACTCCTGGAGCTTTTCATGTTCTGGACAGTGGCCTGTTGAGAGATTATCAAACAGCGCTTTGACGCCGTcttaaacaacacaaattttcAGTTTGACATTCTTTGTGCGACGGGGACGGCAGGAAATGCTACGAAGGACTAGGGTCAAAATCTATAAAGGACTGTAGCATCAGTATAAGGGACCTCAGATGTTTTACCGAATGAGCTAAACGGAGGCTTTTTCAAACCCAGGCCACCATGCTTTTGTTTTAAGGATGACACGTCTTGCGACTACGACTAGTGACGTGGATAGAGAGTCTCGCGGTTGCCtcagttttatatttgtattatgaCCATGTTTACTTACCTACTTGTTCAGTGGTCTACCCTGCCAGGCTGCACAAAGCAAAAATCTTTATGCATTCATAACATCTGTTGTTTATGGATTTTGGAAAAGGGAGTGGCACGGTGGATAATCTCATCTGAAACAACAATTAAGCACTATTAAGGTGTCATCAGACAATGCGTAGCACTTACCCATAAAAGCAAGTGTGCCGTTATGTCATTGAACAAAGTAAATTTGTATTGTAAACTCTGTTCCTCCGCGTCTGACCActgagtttctttttcttttttttcttcagtacAGACAAGCATATACTGGAAACAACCCATCGCAAGTGCAGACAGCAATGGATTGCTTTGAGGATGTCATCAGACGTTTCCCCAAGTGTGCCGAGGGCTATGCTCTATATGCTCAGGTAAAATAATCAAGTATTGGCTTTTGTCACTGGATCATTTAGTGACACGACAagtttaaatgtattatagTGTCATTGAGGCAGAGGAGAGCATAGCGGATTTAGGCCATGttactgtgtttattatagCACAATTGTGTTTTCTTCAGGCTTTGACTgatcagcagcagtttggaAAAGCAGATGAGATGTATGACAAATGTATTGAGTTGGAACCGGACAACGCTACCACATATGTTCACAAGGGGTAGGCTGTTTTCCTTTTATAGAGCCACATTGTTAATAATAACTAGTAGGTGTAATCATGAGTTGTTGACGTTTCTGTATATCGTTTGACCAGTTTGTTACAGCTCCAGTGGAAACAAGACCTTGACTTGGGTCTGGACCTCATCAGTAAGGCCATTGAAATTGACAACAAATGTGACTTTGCTTACGAGACGATGGGAACCATTGAAGTTCAAAGGTGAGATTAACAAACTGTCCAGCAATGAATATCAGAAAGGTTCTTCAAGAGCTCAAAATAACCTTTGAACTTTCCTTTCAGGGGCAACCTGGACAAGGCAATAGACATGTTCAACAAGGCAATCAACCTAGCCAAGTCAGAGATGGAGATGGCCCATTTGTACTCATTATGTGATGCAGCATATGCCCAAACAGAAGTGGCAAGGAAATATGGGCTGAAACCTCCGACACTGTAAACTCTTCCACCAACTGAGTGCCGATCTCTTTATTGCTGTATTAAAACTGCCTGTGTCTGACTTAATTTTGTTTTGAGTACTGgattttgtcaaaaaaaaaggaaaggccCTGAATATATGCTCTGTTTACATGACACTAAAATAGGCTTGTCATCACAGAAGGATTTCTGCTTACATTTATGCCAAAGCTGTGATCAGAGCCTTCGGTTGATTTGCAGTTCCTGGGGGGTGGGAGCCCAGTGGAGTGTGGGGTCGCAACATTGCTGTGCTTAGCTGACAATTCAACCAGAATGTTGTTGTCAAACCCTTGAGATTGTCATCTAGAGAGAAAAGCATACGTGGATGGCCATGTAGTCCTGTTAAACTTAAGTTAATGTAAAATGTAAGCAAATTGAAGTGTATGCAGTCTGAATTACTGAATAGGATGTTTTTGTGACACAG
Protein-coding regions in this window:
- the tomm70a gene encoding mitochondrial import receptor subunit TOM70, producing MAASKPVEPQAGTGLPRWQLALLVGAPIVLGVGAVYLWKRCRKEGKGTGERITPEGSASPSQGQGDGAEANRDQQKTSPLDRAQAAKNKGNKYFKAGRYENAIQCYAEAIGLCPAEQKNDLSTFYQNRAAAYEQQSKWTEVVEDCCRAVELNPRYIKALFRRAKALEKLDNKRECLEDVTAVCILEAFQNQQSMLLADKVLKQLGKEKAKDKYKNREPMMPSPQFIKSYFSSFTDDIISQPLQKGEKKDEDKDKEGEASEVTGSSGYLKAKQYMEEENYDKIVSECTKEMESAGRYTAEALLLRATFYLLIGNAMAAQPDLDRVIDMQDANVKLRANALIKRGSMYMQQQQAQLSTQDFNMAAMIDTRNPDVYHHRGQLKILLDQVDEAVGDFDECILLRPDSALAQAQKCFALYRQAYTGNNPSQVQTAMDCFEDVIRRFPKCAEGYALYAQALTDQQQFGKADEMYDKCIELEPDNATTYVHKGLLQLQWKQDLDLGLDLISKAIEIDNKCDFAYETMGTIEVQRGNLDKAIDMFNKAINLAKSEMEMAHLYSLCDAAYAQTEVARKYGLKPPTL